The following are encoded together in the Planctomycetota bacterium genome:
- the tadA gene encoding Flp pilus assembly complex ATPase component TadA, with the protein MARKVRLKLAEILQQWKLVTPEQVAKAMELTSGTEKRIGEAFIEIGACNEEDVARALAHQFGMEFLNLDRAEDSAKINRELIPEEIMRKHLVLPISKTNGRLKLLVHDPMDLELFDVLRFRLSAELDTAIASKRQLQAFLDIGNKSVSAVKQESLLTDSIDVSVDKSVDKSVDKSIDVDAADDAPIVRLVNRIIIEAVRGRASDIHVEPMTEYVRVRYRIDGECILRDKLPKRNQAGLLARFKLMAGVNMAERRVPQDGRIKMLIDGTSIDFRASTCPAYHGESVVLRILRPDSVRIGLLNLGLEQDMLDTFNKVIRRPNGIFLVTGPTGSGKTTTLYSALDVLNRPDKKIITAEDPVEYNFKGINQVQVRDQIGLTFPAILKSMLRQAPNIILVGEIRDREVADIAIQAALTGHLVFSTLHTNDAPSAITRLVDMGVKPFLVASSIQAVMGQRLARILCDKCKKIDPEPDPKILQLVNIADSEKDKVMMPVGCAECGNVGYRGRRGIYEMMIMNAEIRNLAFERAGIARIRAAAIRSGMRTLLGDGKLKILKGRTTPSEVAKFAQMETFDPSTVGG; encoded by the coding sequence GTGGCCCGAAAGGTTCGACTCAAACTTGCCGAGATCCTCCAGCAATGGAAGCTGGTCACGCCCGAGCAGGTCGCCAAGGCGATGGAGCTGACCAGCGGCACCGAGAAGCGCATCGGCGAGGCCTTCATCGAGATCGGCGCCTGCAACGAGGAGGACGTGGCCCGGGCCCTGGCCCACCAGTTCGGCATGGAGTTCCTCAACCTCGACCGCGCCGAGGACAGCGCCAAGATCAACCGCGAGCTGATCCCCGAGGAGATCATGCGCAAGCACCTGGTGCTGCCGATCTCCAAGACCAACGGCCGCCTGAAGCTGCTGGTGCACGACCCGATGGACCTGGAGCTCTTCGATGTGCTCCGCTTCCGCCTCAGCGCCGAACTGGACACCGCCATTGCCAGCAAGCGCCAGCTGCAGGCCTTCCTGGACATCGGCAACAAGTCGGTCAGCGCCGTCAAGCAGGAGAGCCTGCTCACCGACTCCATCGACGTCTCGGTGGACAAGAGCGTCGACAAGAGCGTGGACAAGTCGATCGACGTCGATGCCGCCGACGACGCCCCGATCGTCCGCCTGGTGAACCGCATCATCATCGAAGCCGTCCGCGGCCGGGCCAGCGACATCCACGTCGAACCCATGACGGAGTACGTCCGCGTGCGCTACCGCATCGACGGCGAGTGCATTCTCCGCGACAAGCTGCCCAAGCGCAACCAGGCGGGTCTGCTCGCCCGCTTCAAGCTGATGGCCGGCGTGAACATGGCGGAGCGGCGCGTTCCGCAGGACGGCCGCATCAAGATGCTCATCGACGGCACCAGCATCGACTTCCGCGCCAGCACCTGCCCGGCCTACCACGGCGAGAGCGTGGTGCTGCGTATTTTGCGGCCGGACAGCGTGCGCATCGGCTTGCTCAACCTCGGCCTCGAGCAGGACATGCTCGACACCTTCAACAAGGTCATCCGCCGGCCCAACGGCATCTTCCTGGTCACCGGTCCCACCGGCAGCGGCAAGACCACCACGCTCTACTCGGCGCTGGACGTCCTCAACCGGCCCGACAAGAAGATCATCACCGCCGAGGACCCCGTGGAGTACAACTTCAAGGGCATCAACCAGGTGCAGGTCCGCGACCAGATCGGCCTGACCTTCCCGGCGATTCTGAAGTCCATGCTCCGCCAGGCGCCCAACATCATCCTGGTCGGTGAAATTCGAGATCGCGAAGTCGCCGACATCGCCATCCAGGCCGCGCTCACCGGCCACTTGGTCTTCAGCACGCTCCACACCAACGACGCCCCCAGCGCCATCACGCGACTGGTGGACATGGGTGTGAAGCCCTTCCTGGTGGCCAGCAGCATCCAGGCCGTCATGGGCCAGCGCCTGGCCCGCATCCTCTGCGACAAGTGCAAGAAGATCGACCCCGAGCCCGATCCCAAGATCCTGCAACTGGTGAACATCGCCGATTCCGAGAAGGACAAGGTCATGATGCCGGTGGGCTGTGCGGAGTGCGGCAATGTGGGCTACCGCGGCCGCCGCGGCATCTACGAAATGATGATCATGAACGCCGAGATCCGGAACCTGGCCTTCGAGCGGGCCGGCATCGCCCGGATCCGCGCCGCCGCCATCCGCTCCGGCATGCGCACGCTGCTGGGAGACGGCAAGCTGAAGATCCTCAAGGGCCGCACCACCCCCTCGGAGGTGGCCAAGTTCGCCCAGATGGAGACCTTCGATCCTTCCACGGTCGGCGGTTGA
- a CDS encoding phosphopantothenoylcysteine decarboxylase translates to MTHTNPGQLPTPLRWLLTLGPTHEPIDQVRFIGNRSSGRMGFEIAKAARDAGAEVKILAGPCSAAGLDSWPNLARFQTAEELRGLLTEQWKDFDVLVMAAAVADWRVAGAARTGKLRRSAAPPALQLEQVPEILGNLSSRADQFIVGFALEPLAEVVDNALKKLAAKKADCIVANSLETLDSGASDAQLVWPDGRVTTRGGSQTFEPKERIARWIVESIAPAIARKCRKQ, encoded by the coding sequence ATGACGCACACGAATCCCGGCCAACTTCCAACGCCACTTCGCTGGCTGCTGACCCTGGGTCCCACGCACGAGCCCATCGATCAGGTCCGGTTCATCGGCAATCGCTCCAGCGGACGCATGGGTTTTGAAATCGCCAAGGCGGCCCGGGACGCGGGCGCAGAGGTGAAAATTCTTGCGGGCCCCTGCTCGGCGGCCGGGTTGGATTCGTGGCCGAATCTCGCGCGGTTCCAGACCGCCGAGGAGCTGCGCGGGTTATTGACCGAGCAGTGGAAGGACTTCGACGTGCTGGTGATGGCCGCGGCGGTCGCGGATTGGCGCGTGGCCGGGGCGGCGCGAACCGGCAAGCTGCGCCGCAGCGCCGCGCCACCCGCGCTGCAGCTGGAGCAGGTGCCGGAGATCCTGGGCAACCTCAGCAGCCGGGCGGATCAGTTCATCGTGGGATTCGCCCTGGAGCCGCTGGCGGAGGTCGTCGACAACGCCCTCAAAAAGCTTGCCGCCAAGAAGGCCGACTGCATCGTGGCCAACTCGCTGGAGACGCTTGACTCCGGCGCCTCCGACGCACAGCTGGTCTGGCCGGATGGGCGCGTAACCACCCGCGGCGGATCGCAGACCTTCGAGCCCAAGGAGCGGATCGCCCGCTGGATCGTTGAGAGCATCGCCCCGGCGATCGCACGGAAGTGCCGCAAACAGTAA
- the gnd gene encoding decarboxylating 6-phosphogluconate dehydrogenase has protein sequence MRIGMIGLGRMGANMCQRLMKAGHEIVAWDMNANSVKDLAAKGAIGASSIQDMIAKLPAPRAIWMMIPTAYVDETIAKIAPLLAKGDTLIDGGNSYYKDDIRRAKELAGKGIDYVDVGTSGGVWGLERGYCQMIGGPAETVKRLDPIFKALAPGKGTIPATENRKNRAGTAEQGYLHCGNSGGGHFVKMVHNGIEYGIMAAYAEGLNIIKHADAGLHEREKSAETTPLRDPENYQYQFELPDIAEVWRRGSVISSWLLDLTANALAEDPQMSKYAGRVSDSGEGRWTIDAAVAEGIPAHVLTAALYTRFASQGQALFADKLCSAMRKQFGGHDELPSKPGAKA, from the coding sequence ATGCGAATTGGAATGATCGGTCTGGGTCGAATGGGGGCGAACATGTGCCAGCGCCTGATGAAGGCCGGGCATGAGATCGTGGCCTGGGACATGAATGCCAATTCGGTGAAGGACCTGGCTGCAAAGGGTGCCATCGGCGCCTCCTCGATCCAGGACATGATCGCCAAGCTGCCCGCCCCGCGCGCCATCTGGATGATGATTCCGACCGCCTACGTCGACGAAACGATCGCCAAGATCGCGCCGCTGCTGGCCAAGGGCGACACGCTGATCGACGGAGGCAACAGCTACTACAAGGATGACATCCGCCGCGCTAAGGAGCTCGCCGGCAAGGGCATCGACTATGTCGATGTGGGAACCTCCGGCGGTGTCTGGGGACTGGAGCGCGGCTACTGCCAGATGATCGGCGGACCCGCCGAGACGGTGAAGCGTCTCGACCCGATCTTCAAGGCGCTGGCTCCGGGCAAGGGAACCATTCCCGCGACGGAGAACCGCAAGAACCGCGCCGGCACCGCGGAGCAGGGCTATCTGCACTGCGGCAACAGCGGCGGCGGACACTTCGTGAAGATGGTCCACAATGGCATCGAGTATGGAATCATGGCGGCCTACGCCGAGGGCCTGAACATCATCAAGCATGCCGACGCGGGGCTGCACGAGCGAGAGAAGAGCGCCGAGACCACCCCCCTTCGCGATCCGGAAAACTATCAATATCAGTTCGAACTTCCGGACATCGCGGAAGTGTGGCGCCGGGGCAGCGTGATCAGCAGCTGGCTGCTGGATCTCACCGCCAACGCGCTGGCGGAAGACCCGCAGATGAGCAAGTACGCCGGCCGGGTCAGCGACTCGGGCGAAGGCCGATGGACGATCGACGCCGCCGTGGCTGAGGGCATTCCGGCGCACGTGCTGACCGCGGCGCTCTACACACGCTTCGCCAGCCAGGGCCAGGCTCTCTTCGCCGACAAGCTCTGCTCGGCGATGCGCAAGCAGTTCGGCGGTCACGACGAGCTTCCCTCGAAGCCGGGCGCCAAGGCATGA